In Nocardia terpenica, the genomic window GCAGGCCGTAGCGCAGGTACGGGCCGACGGTGGTGACGACCACCCGGGTGCGCGCCGCGAGCCCGTCCAGCGCCGCCTGATCCGACGAATCCGCCACCAGCAGCGGCCAATTCGCCGCCGCGGGGCCCAGCTCGTCGCGGACCGCGGTCAGTTTCTCCGGGGAGCGACCGGCCAGGGCGATGCGGGCGCCGTCCGGCGCCGCGCCCGCCAGATATTCGGCGGTCAGCCTGCCGACGAAACCGGTCGCTCCGAACAGCACGACATCGAATTCCCTGTCTGCCACTGCATTTCCCATCTGATCGGGTGAATTACGCCTTGCCGCGACGTTTTCCGGAGGTCGGCTTCTTGCGGGTGGCCGAGCGCTTGGGTGGGGTGGGGCGCTGGGCCAGCCAGGCATGGTGGGCCTTGCCCAGTTCGGTGACCGGCGGGTCGCCGTAGAGCCATTCGCGGGCGATGCGATGCCAGTTCGCGGTCGCCTCCAATTGGCCGAGCACGCCGAAGGTGAGGAAGTCCGCCCGCCGGGAGAACAGATGCTCCGGCGGCAGATTCTGCTGTTTCATGCCCGCGTACTCGCCCGCCCGCGGGTCGACGGCGAGCACGAAGGCGCCGCTGGCCAACTCGGGCGTAATGGTCAGGTCCTGATCGATCAGCGCCCACTCGCACGCGGCCAGCACGTATTCCAGACAGTCCTCGGGCGTGATCTCCTCCGGGGTTTCGATGACGCCGTGGTCGATCATCAACTGCCGCAGGTCCTCCGCGCGTTCCTCGCAGGCCGCCCGGATGCAGACCAGCTCGAACCGCACGTGCTCGGGATCCATCCGGTTGAAAAGTCCGAAGTCCAGGAAGGCCACCCGGCCGTCGTCGCCGAGCAGCAGATTGCCCGGATGCGGGTCGCCGCAGAACTCGTTGAAGGTGAACAGCGATCCGACGTAGAAGCGGTAGATGATCTCGCCGATGCGGTTGCGCTGCGCGGCGGGCAGCTGCCGGATCTCCTCGAAGCCGCGGCCGGGAAAGTACTCGCTGACAAGGACCCGGGTGCTGGACAGCTCGGGCATGGTCGTGGGCACCACGATGAACGGGTGGTCGGCGTACAGGTCGGCGATCTCGCGCTGGGTCCTCGCCTCGGCGACGTAGTCGAGTTCGCTCTCCAGATTCAGCCGCAGCTCGTCGAGCACGGCCGGGGTGACCCACGGCATCGCGGTCTGTAGCACGCGCCGGAACATGGCCAGGTTCTTCAGATCCGCGCGCACGGCCGCGTCGATGCCCGGGTACTGCACCTTCACCGCGACCCGGCGGCCGTCGTGCAGGCGGGCCCGATACACCTGGCCGATGGAGGCGGCGGCGATGGGTTCCGGCTCGAATTCGGCGAACACCTTCTCGAGCGGGTGGCCGAAATCCTCCTCGATCACCGCGCACATGGTCTCGAAGGAGACCTCGGGGGCGCTGTCGCGCAGCACGGCCAGCCGGCGCTGGAAGCGCTCACGGTGTTCGGGCGGAACGAGATCCAGGTCGAGCACCGACAGCATCTGGCCGAGCTTCATGGCGACGCCCTTCATGGTGCCCAGCACCATGACCATCTGCTCGGTGGCGCGGATCATCGACTCCTCGGCCATCCGCGCCCGCACCGCCTCGGAGCGCCCCCGCATCGAGCGCCGGGTGCGCTGCGCGCGAATGACGTTGCCCGCCACGGCCACGCCGAGCTTCGTGCCCCGGGCAATCCGAGACGTAGGCAACTCCTTGGGCAAGTGCTGTTCCGCCTCTCCGCGTTTTCTGCCATACAGGTCGGGTGCCGCGCGGGTGGTCACAGGTCCTGCGTCGTGCAGGTGGCTGAGTTCCGGGAGTACCCGGCGAGTTACCCATGTACGCGCGAAATCTGTCGGCCAGTTTGTTCTCTAACAGGCTCGCCGATCATGGGAGTTGCGGTCAAGGGCATGCGCCCACGCCGCCCCGGCGTGCGCCTTACTCGGTCCCGGCATGCGGTCTTACTCGGTCCCGGCATGCTTTTGGCCGGGACCCCCTTCCGCCGAAAGCACGCCGGAAACGGCGATTACGACTCGGTGGACGCGGGGAGCTGGTGCGGGAGGGCGTTGAACTTCTCGGGCGAGCCGCCCGCGCGGACCATGCCCTCGATGGCACTCCACGCCATCATGGTGAGGTGGTCGAGCATGGTGTCGGCGGACATGGCGCGGTTGGTGATCCACCAGTCGGTGGCCAGCTGCACGCCGCCCACCAGGACGTAGGCGTAGAGCAGGATGCCGTCGGTCTCGATGCCGCGGTCGAATGCCTTGTCGCGCAGCACCGCCGCGACCACGTCGGCGAACAACTTCTCGAAGTCGGCCAGGGTGGACTTGTCGGTGGTGGCGCCGTTGCCCATGATGAACCGGTAGACGTCGGTATCGGCGTCGACGGTGTGCACGTACGCGGCGAGCGTGTTGCGCACCAGCTGGTATTCGTCGAGGTCGTCGCTGATGGCCTCGTAGATGCGCGGCATCAGGGTGGTTTCGATGAACCGCTCCATGGTGGCGCGGGTGAGGTCGCTCTTGTCCGAGAAGTACCGGTACAGGACGGTCTTGGAGACACCGATCTCGGCCGCGATCTCGTCCATGCCGACATCGCCGCCGCGCTTACGGATGGCGGCGAGGGTGCCGTCCACCAGCTCCTCGCGCCGGTCGATCTTGTGCTGGTGCCAGCGTCGCTTGCGGCCGTCCACTCTGCTCGCGCGCGCGGGAGCCGATCGGGTGGCTCGTTCGCCGGCCTCGACGAGATCTTCGGTGGACAGGATGAACTCCTCAATGCGGGGGTACGGGCCTCTCCAGCTTAAATCCTCGGCAACGCGGATGGCCCGTGTTCGGGTCGCGGCCCCTAGCGGGTCGTGGCATATCGGGCGGATACCGAGCGACCACGCAGAATGGAAATATGGAGCAATCTGCGGGTGCCCCCACCCTGGCCGATTCGAGCCCGGCCCGCGAATCCGGTCGCGGAGTGGGTAACAACACAGGCGGGCCGCCGCGCAAACCACCGGCACCCGAACCCTCGTCCTTCGCCGCGCTCATGGACGAGACCGGCAAGCGACGCGATCTGCGCAGGATGAAGGCCGTGGCCGTCGGGTTCCTGGTGGCGGCCACGATCGTCTATCTGCTCTGCTGCTGGGTGGGGTCGCGGGGCTGGGGCGGGGGATGGGTCGGCTACGTGCGCGCCGCCTCGGAGGCGGGCATGGTGGGCGCGCTGGCCGACTGGTTCGCGGTGACGGCGCTGTTCCGGCATCCGCTCGGCCTGCCGATTCCGCACACCGCGATCATCCGCAAGAAGAAGGACCAGCTGGGCGAGAGCCTCGGCGATTTCGTGCGCACCAATTTCCTGTCGCCGGATACCGTTGCGGCCAAGGTGAATTCGGCGCAGATCTCGCTGCGGCTGGGGCGTTGGATGGCCGACGCCCAGCACGCCGAGCGGGTCTCGCAGGAGACCTCGACGATCCTGCGGGCGGTGATCGGCGCGCTGCGCGACGAGGACGTCGAGCAGGTGATCGACCACACCATCGTCAAGCGCATCGCCGAGCCGCAGTGGGGGCCGCCGATCGGGCGGGTGCTGTCGGAGCTGCTGGCCGAGAATCGGCAGGCGCCGCTGCTGGATCTGCTGGCCGAGCGCGCGCACCAGTGGGCGCTGGGCAGCCAGGAGACGATCGACCGGATCGTCATGCGCGACGCGCCGACGTGGTCGCCGAAATTCGTCAATGTGCTGCTGTCCGAGCGTATTTATCGGGAGCTGGTGGAATTCACCTGGAAAATTCGTTCGCAACCCGATCACGAGGTGCGGCTGGCGGCCACCCGGTTCTGCGAGGATTTCGCGAACGATCTCCAACACGACGAGGCCATGATCGCGAAGGCGGAACGGGTCAAGGCCGAGATCATGGGCCGCGAGGAGATCACCGGCATGGCCCGGGCAACCTGGCGGGTGGCCAAGCGGATGATTCTGGAATCGGCCGACGATCCGAACAGCACGCTGCGCCGCAAGATCACCGAAAATGTGCAGCAACTCGGGCAGCGCTTGGCCGAGGAACCGGAACTGCGCGGCCGGGTGGACGGCTGGACCGAACGCGGGGTTCGTTATCTGGTCGCGAACTACGGTTCCGAGATCGCGGCACTGATCAGCGATACGGTTGCCCGATGGGATGCCGACGAGGCGAGTCGCAAGATCGAATTGCAGGCCGGGCGCGATCTGCAATTCATCCGGATCAACGGAACGGTCGTGGGATCGCTGGCCGGACTGGCGATCTACGCCGTGTCACATTTGTTGTTCCCCGGCTGGTCGGCATAGCCGCGGAATGTTCGCCGAACCAGTGCTAGCAGAGTGCTTGCAAGAGTTAGCACCTCGTTTTAGAATCAACCGTACAACCGCCGGAAGGTGAGTGATGGGACCAGAACCCGAGGTTTCCGAGGATCGGGCGGGCCGCGTAGCCAACGCGGCGCACGACATCGGGAGCTTCATCCGAGCGCAGCGCGAGGCCGCGCAGGTCTCACTGCGCCAGCTCGCCCAGCTGGCGGGGGTGAGCAATCCGTATCTCAGCCAGATCGAGCGCGGGTTGCGCAACCCGTCCGCCGAGGTACTCGCGCAGATCGCCAAGGGTCTGCGGGTCTCCTCGGAGGTCTTGTACATGCGGGCCGGCTACCTCGAGCAGAGGCCGCACAGCCCGGTCCGGGACGCCCTGCTGGCCGACACCGGAATCACCGAACGGCAGAAGCAGGTGCTGCTGGACATCTACGAATCGTTCCGCCGGGAGAACACCGGGAACGAGATCGGGGACAACGAGGTTCCGCGCGACACCACCGAAACTCCGCCACGCCAGGAGAACCAGACATGACCGAACCCAACGTCACCGTGACCAAGCCGCTCTACGCGACCGTCGGGGCGGGTGACGCGCTCTATGCCGCCGTCAACGACCTCGTCGACAAGGTCCGCGAGCGCGCGGCGACCGCCGATGTGACCGGCCGGGTGGAGGAGGCGCGCGAGCGTCTCGCCAACCTCCCCGCCGATGTTCAGGAGCAGCTGGAGTCGCTGCGCCAGCGACTGTCCGGCCTGCCCGCGGAGCTGCCGGACGACGTCGCCGAGCTGCGCGAGAAGCTCACCCCCGAGGAGGTGCGCCGGGTCGCCGACCAGTACTTCCACCAGCTGCTCGACCTGTACTCCGAGCTGGCCGAGCGCGGCGAGCAGACCGTCGAGCGGCTGCGCACCACCCCGGGCTTCGAGGGCCGGATCGAGCGGGTCGAGGGCCTCTACAACGACGTGGTCAGCCGCGCCGAAGACGTCTTCGGCAAGGTCTCCGATCAGGTCGGCGGCCTGCTGGGCAAGGCCGCCGAAACCGCCGAGGAGGCCGAGTCGGCCATCGAGGCCGAGGTCGTCCAGGTAACCGACGAGGTCACCCCGCCGACCGACGAGGCCGCCAAGAAAACCACCCCGGCCAAGAAGACCACCCCCGCCAAGAAGGCCCCGGCGCGAAAGACCACCACCGCCACCAAGAAGTAATCGCCGCGCCCAACCCGGCCCCGGCGTCCACGGATCCTGGTCCCGGCGTCCACTCGTCCTGGCCCCGGTGTCCACCGATCCTGGTCCCGGCGTCCACTCGTGGTCCCGGCGTCCACCGATCCTGGTCCCGGCGTCCACCGATCCTGGTCCCGGCGTCCACCGATCCTGGTCCCGGCGTGCTTTTGGCCGGGACCGCCCGCTCGCTCACACGCCGCAGCGGAGCGGTCCTTCTATGATGGATGGCGTGTATTCCGTGACTGGTGCAATCCTGCTCGTTCTACGACTGGCCGCGCTGGGCGCGACCATCTTTGCGCTGGTCCACGCCATCCGGCAGCGGCCCGACGCCTTCACCGCGGTCGACAAGCTGAGCAAGCCCATCTGGGTGACGATTCTCGGTGTGGCGCTGGCCTTCCTGTTGCTGGTGGGCACGCCGGTCGGCCTGCTCGGCATTGCCTCGGTGGTCGCCACCGGCGTGTACCTGGCCGATGTGCGTCCCAAGGTGGACGAGGTCCAGCGCGGTCCGCGCTGGTAGAAAGCCTTCCCAGGCGCACAGGGAACCCGTCGCCCGCGCACGCGTGTCGTGCCGGTCGGCGGGTTCTTTTGCTGCTTGCACTAGCAAGCACACCCGGAGTGGAGTTACCGTATCGATTGGTAACACACAAAGGAGTGGTTCATGCCGGCAACGCTGCCAACCCCCCTGGCGGGCCTCGCGGACCGGATTCGCGGCCTGCTCCGCGCGCATCGCGCCGGACTGCGCACCCGGGTGTACGAGACCGCGGCGCTCGACGCGCCGGTCCTGCCCGCCGAGGTGGTGCCGGTCGTCACCCCCGACGGGGCGCGGCTGCGGGTGCACGCGTACGGCCCCGCCGACGCCGATGCCGTCGTGCTGGTGCACGGCTGGTCGTGTTGCATCGAGTACTGGAACCCCCAGATCAACGCCTTCGCCGGCGACTATCGCGTGATCGCCTACGACCAGCGCGGGCACGGCGACAGCGACCCGGGCGGCCTGCCGCCGAACCCCGACCTGCTCGCCGACGATCTGTCCGCCGTGCTCGCCGCCACGCTGCGGCCGGGCCAACGGGCCGTGCTGGTCGGACACAGCATGGGCGGCATGACGATTCAGGCGTGGGCGGGCCGTCACCCCGGGGAGGCGGCGCGGCGCGCGGCCGCGGTGGTGCTGACCAATACCGCCGCCGGGAACCTGATCGCCGAGACCACCGTCGTCCCGCTGCTCAATCGCGGGCCGCTGCGGCTGCCGTACCGAATCGGCCGCCGCGCGCTGGGCTCGCCGTTGCTCATACCGCCGGTCTGGCCGGTGACCTGGATCTTCCGCCGCACCGTCATGAGCCTGGCGGCGACCGGTGACATCGCCGCGTTCGGGCTGAACATCGTGCGCTCGTGCCCGGCGCGGGTGCGGGGCGCGTTCGGCATCCTGCTCGCCGAACTCGCCCTGGGCGACGCGGTCACCCATCTGACCGCGCCGACCACCGTCATCGCGGGCTCGGTCGACCGCATGACCCCGGTCCGGCACGCCGAGCGCCTCGTCGAGATGCTGCGCGGCGTCGGCACTCCGGTCCGGATGTCGGTGCTGCCCACCGGACACCTGGGCAATGTGGAGGCATACCAGCAGTTCAACGCCGAGCTGGACCGGGTGCTGGCGACCGCGTACCCGGCCCGGGTGGCCAGCGCGTAGGTGTGTTGCGGGGAAGGTTCGGCGACCGATATGTGTTGCAGATAACACACATCAGTGGGGGGAGGCCCGGTGGGAATCGAATGGTCTTGTGCCGGAAGGGTATTCCGGGGGATAGCGGAGAACACAAAGGAGTGCTCATGCTGGTGAAGATGCCCGAGGCGATGACCGGCCTACGCGCCGACACGGTAACCGCCGCCTACCGCGCGAAACTGCGCTCGCGCAGCTACGACACCCCGACGCTGAACGTCGCCCCGTCCCCCGAGGTCGTCCCCGTCACCACCGCCGACGGCGCCCGCCTGCGGGTGCACGCCCACGGCCCGGCCGACGGCGAGGTGATCGTGCTGATCCACGGCTGGTCCTGCTGTATCGAGTACTGGAATCCGCAGATCAACGCGTTCGCCGACGAGTACCGGGTGGTGGCCTACGACCAGCGCGGGCACGGCGAGAGCGAGATGGGCACCCGCCGCTTCGGGGCCGACCAGCTCGCCGACGATCTGTCCGAGGTGCTCGCCGCCGTCCTGCGCCCCGGCCAGCGCGCCGTGCTGGTCGGACACAGCATGGGCGGCATTACCATTCAGGCGTGGGCGCGGCGCTACCCCGAGCAGGTCGCCGAGCGCGCCTCGGCGGTGCTGCTGGCCACCACGGCCGCGCGGCGAATTCCGCAGCGCGCCAAGGTCGTTCCATTGCTCAACGATGTCTGGCCCGCGCCCGTGCTGCTGGCCCAGGCGCTGTTCGGCACCCCGGTGCCGCTGCCCGGCAGCATCGCGGCACGCCTGATCTTCAAGTCCCGCATCATGAATCGCGCCTGCGACGCCGACCAGGCCGACTTCGGCCTGGCCATCGTTCGGTCGTGCCGCCCCGCGGCGCGCGCCGCCGTCGCCCGCGGGCTGGCCCGGATGGACCTCGGCGACGCCGCGGCGCATCTCACCGTGCCGACCACCGTCGTCGCCGGACGATACGACAAGCTGCTGCCCGCGGTGCACTCCGAGGAGATCGCGGAAATCCTCGCCGCCGCAGGCACTCTCGACCGGTACACGGTGCTGCCCACCGGGCACCTGCCGAATATCGAAGCGGCGCAGGAATTCAACGCCGAGCTGCACCGGATGGTCCGGATCGCGCGGCGCGGCGCGGGGGCCGTGGCCAGCTAGTCGAAAACGACCGTGCGGCGGCCGTGTACGAGCACGCGGCCCTCGAGGTGCCAGCGCAGTCCGCGGGCCAGCACCACGCGCTCGATGTCGCGGCCCTGGCGGACCATGTCGCGAACGTCGTCGGAGTGATCGATGCGGATCACGTCCTGTTCGATGATCGGCCCGGCGTCCAGTTCGGCCGTCACGTAGTGGCAGGTCGCGCCGATCAGCTTCACGCCGCGGGCGAACGCCTGGTGGTACGGGCGGGCGCCGACGAACGACGGCAGGAAGCTGTGGTGGATATTGATGGTCCGGCCCGCCCAGTGCGCGCACAGCTCCGGCGGCAGCACCTGCATGAAGCGGGCGAGCACCACCGCGTCCGGGGCGTGGGCGTCGACCAGCGCGCGCATCTGCTCGAACGCGGGTCCGCGCTCGGCGGGATCCTTCGGGAACGGCACGTGGTGGAATTTCACGCCGTGCGCCTGCGCGACCTCGGCCAGGTCCGGATGGTTGCCGATCACGGCCTCGACGGATGCGGGCAGTTCGCCGCTGCCGGCGCGGCCGAGCAGGTCGTGCAGGCAGTGGCCCTCCTTGCTGACCAGTAGCACCGCCCGCCGCCGCGCCCCCGAATCCAGCAGCTGCCACTCGGTCTCCGGACCCAGCTCGGCCGCCACGGCGGTGAATCGGGCGCGCAGCTCGCCCAGCGAGAACGGAACCGTGGACGCCTTGATCGCCTGGCGGGTGAAGAACCAGCCCGAGTCGGCGTCGGAGTGATATCCGGCCTCCACGATCGACCCGCCGAACTCCGCGATGAACGTCGTGATCCGGGCGATGATGCCGGGTCGGTCGGGGCAGCCCAGGGTGAGCACGAAACGATGATCGTCGGGGTGAGCGGGGGTCGAACTCATGGCGCCAATCCTCCCAGGTGGCCCGGGCACGGCCGGGCGGCACCCGGGTCAGAGCGCGTAGAACGGTTCGGCGTAACGGAATTCGCCGACGATCCCGGATTCGTAGGTGGTCAGCCGGCGCACCTGGAAGTGCGCGGTCCACGACGGCTCGTCGGGGGCGATGTGCAGGCGGGCGCCCGGCACGAAACCGAAGCGCGGGTAGTAGTCGAGGCTGCCCAGCAGGCCGACGAGCGGTTCGTCGAGGGCGTCGGCGGCGCCGAGCGCGGCGTGCATGAGCGCCGAGCCCACCCCGTCGCCCTGCCGCTCGGGCAGGACGCCGAGGGGGCCGAGCGCGAGCACCGGGAACGGGCCGATGCTGGCCCGGGTGAGGCAGACGTGCCCGACGACCCGGTCGCGCACCTGCGCTACCAGGGAGAGCGTGGGGATCCAGGCGGCGTCGCTGCGCAGCCGGTGCACCAGGTCGACCTCGGGCGGGTCGGCCTGCGCGCGGGGCGCGTCGTCCGGCTCGCCGCGTAGTCGGGCGCCGTTGACGTACTCCCGAGCGAAGGCGTTGCGATGTACCGCATCGATCGCGGGGATGTCGCCGGCCCGTTCACGACGGATCAGCACGCTGACGTCTCCTCCCCGACGAGTTGGCCCACTACGTAGTGTGCGGGACGGCCGATCCCGTCCGCAATCAATTTCGAACAGTGGGTGTGCCACACTCTGTCCTCATGGCTGACACCCTGACCCGCGCCGACGTGGCGGCAATGATCGACCACACCCTGCTCGCTCCCGAGGCCACCGCGGCCGATGTCGCCGCGACCGTCGAGGAGGCCCGGCAACTGGGCGTGTTCGCGGTGTGCCTGTCGCCGTCGATGCTGCCGGTGCGCGCGCCGGGGCTGGTGGTGGCGACGGTCGCGGGTTTCCCCTCCGGCAAGCATCACTCGCTGGTGAAGGGCACCGAGGCGCGGTTGGCCGTGGACGAGGGCGCGGCCGAGGTCGACATGGTGATCGATGTGGGCGCGGCGCTGGCCGGTGACTACAACGCGGTGCTGTCGGACATCGTGACCGTGCGCGAGGCGATCGGCGACCGGGCGCTGCTCAAGGTCATCATCGAG contains:
- a CDS encoding ABC1 kinase family protein, with translation MPKELPTSRIARGTKLGVAVAGNVIRAQRTRRSMRGRSEAVRARMAEESMIRATEQMVMVLGTMKGVAMKLGQMLSVLDLDLVPPEHRERFQRRLAVLRDSAPEVSFETMCAVIEEDFGHPLEKVFAEFEPEPIAAASIGQVYRARLHDGRRVAVKVQYPGIDAAVRADLKNLAMFRRVLQTAMPWVTPAVLDELRLNLESELDYVAEARTQREIADLYADHPFIVVPTTMPELSSTRVLVSEYFPGRGFEEIRQLPAAQRNRIGEIIYRFYVGSLFTFNEFCGDPHPGNLLLGDDGRVAFLDFGLFNRMDPEHVRFELVCIRAACEERAEDLRQLMIDHGVIETPEEITPEDCLEYVLAACEWALIDQDLTITPELASGAFVLAVDPRAGEYAGMKQQNLPPEHLFSRRADFLTFGVLGQLEATANWHRIAREWLYGDPPVTELGKAHHAWLAQRPTPPKRSATRKKPTSGKRRGKA
- a CDS encoding TetR/AcrR family transcriptional regulator; protein product: MSTEDLVEAGERATRSAPARASRVDGRKRRWHQHKIDRREELVDGTLAAIRKRGGDVGMDEIAAEIGVSKTVLYRYFSDKSDLTRATMERFIETTLMPRIYEAISDDLDEYQLVRNTLAAYVHTVDADTDVYRFIMGNGATTDKSTLADFEKLFADVVAAVLRDKAFDRGIETDGILLYAYVLVGGVQLATDWWITNRAMSADTMLDHLTMMAWSAIEGMVRAGGSPEKFNALPHQLPASTES
- a CDS encoding DUF445 domain-containing protein; protein product: MEQSAGAPTLADSSPARESGRGVGNNTGGPPRKPPAPEPSSFAALMDETGKRRDLRRMKAVAVGFLVAATIVYLLCCWVGSRGWGGGWVGYVRAASEAGMVGALADWFAVTALFRHPLGLPIPHTAIIRKKKDQLGESLGDFVRTNFLSPDTVAAKVNSAQISLRLGRWMADAQHAERVSQETSTILRAVIGALRDEDVEQVIDHTIVKRIAEPQWGPPIGRVLSELLAENRQAPLLDLLAERAHQWALGSQETIDRIVMRDAPTWSPKFVNVLLSERIYRELVEFTWKIRSQPDHEVRLAATRFCEDFANDLQHDEAMIAKAERVKAEIMGREEITGMARATWRVAKRMILESADDPNSTLRRKITENVQQLGQRLAEEPELRGRVDGWTERGVRYLVANYGSEIAALISDTVARWDADEASRKIELQAGRDLQFIRINGTVVGSLAGLAIYAVSHLLFPGWSA
- a CDS encoding helix-turn-helix domain-containing protein translates to MGPEPEVSEDRAGRVANAAHDIGSFIRAQREAAQVSLRQLAQLAGVSNPYLSQIERGLRNPSAEVLAQIAKGLRVSSEVLYMRAGYLEQRPHSPVRDALLADTGITERQKQVLLDIYESFRRENTGNEIGDNEVPRDTTETPPRQENQT
- a CDS encoding heparin-binding hemagglutinin; translation: MTEPNVTVTKPLYATVGAGDALYAAVNDLVDKVRERAATADVTGRVEEARERLANLPADVQEQLESLRQRLSGLPAELPDDVAELREKLTPEEVRRVADQYFHQLLDLYSELAERGEQTVERLRTTPGFEGRIERVEGLYNDVVSRAEDVFGKVSDQVGGLLGKAAETAEEAESAIEAEVVQVTDEVTPPTDEAAKKTTPAKKTTPAKKAPARKTTTATKK
- a CDS encoding DUF2516 family protein translates to MDGVYSVTGAILLVLRLAALGATIFALVHAIRQRPDAFTAVDKLSKPIWVTILGVALAFLLLVGTPVGLLGIASVVATGVYLADVRPKVDEVQRGPRW
- a CDS encoding alpha/beta fold hydrolase; translation: MPATLPTPLAGLADRIRGLLRAHRAGLRTRVYETAALDAPVLPAEVVPVVTPDGARLRVHAYGPADADAVVLVHGWSCCIEYWNPQINAFAGDYRVIAYDQRGHGDSDPGGLPPNPDLLADDLSAVLAATLRPGQRAVLVGHSMGGMTIQAWAGRHPGEAARRAAAVVLTNTAAGNLIAETTVVPLLNRGPLRLPYRIGRRALGSPLLIPPVWPVTWIFRRTVMSLAATGDIAAFGLNIVRSCPARVRGAFGILLAELALGDAVTHLTAPTTVIAGSVDRMTPVRHAERLVEMLRGVGTPVRMSVLPTGHLGNVEAYQQFNAELDRVLATAYPARVASA
- a CDS encoding alpha/beta fold hydrolase — translated: MLVKMPEAMTGLRADTVTAAYRAKLRSRSYDTPTLNVAPSPEVVPVTTADGARLRVHAHGPADGEVIVLIHGWSCCIEYWNPQINAFADEYRVVAYDQRGHGESEMGTRRFGADQLADDLSEVLAAVLRPGQRAVLVGHSMGGITIQAWARRYPEQVAERASAVLLATTAARRIPQRAKVVPLLNDVWPAPVLLAQALFGTPVPLPGSIAARLIFKSRIMNRACDADQADFGLAIVRSCRPAARAAVARGLARMDLGDAAAHLTVPTTVVAGRYDKLLPAVHSEEIAEILAAAGTLDRYTVLPTGHLPNIEAAQEFNAELHRMVRIARRGAGAVAS
- the purU gene encoding formyltetrahydrofolate deformylase, producing the protein MSSTPAHPDDHRFVLTLGCPDRPGIIARITTFIAEFGGSIVEAGYHSDADSGWFFTRQAIKASTVPFSLGELRARFTAVAAELGPETEWQLLDSGARRRAVLLVSKEGHCLHDLLGRAGSGELPASVEAVIGNHPDLAEVAQAHGVKFHHVPFPKDPAERGPAFEQMRALVDAHAPDAVVLARFMQVLPPELCAHWAGRTINIHHSFLPSFVGARPYHQAFARGVKLIGATCHYVTAELDAGPIIEQDVIRIDHSDDVRDMVRQGRDIERVVLARGLRWHLEGRVLVHGRRTVVFD
- a CDS encoding GNAT family N-acetyltransferase; translated protein: MLIRRERAGDIPAIDAVHRNAFAREYVNGARLRGEPDDAPRAQADPPEVDLVHRLRSDAAWIPTLSLVAQVRDRVVGHVCLTRASIGPFPVLALGPLGVLPERQGDGVGSALMHAALGAADALDEPLVGLLGSLDYYPRFGFVPGARLHIAPDEPSWTAHFQVRRLTTYESGIVGEFRYAEPFYAL
- the deoC gene encoding deoxyribose-phosphate aldolase; this translates as MADTLTRADVAAMIDHTLLAPEATAADVAATVEEARQLGVFAVCLSPSMLPVRAPGLVVATVAGFPSGKHHSLVKGTEARLAVDEGAAEVDMVIDVGAALAGDYNAVLSDIVTVREAIGDRALLKVIIESAALPDEAIIEVCRAAERAGAEFVKTSTGFHPAGGASVHAVTLMAETVGPRLGVKASGGIRTSEAAAALITAGATRLGLSKSRDVLAGFPE